A single region of the Montipora capricornis isolate CH-2021 chromosome 13, ASM3666992v2, whole genome shotgun sequence genome encodes:
- the LOC138028488 gene encoding protein BTG1-like has product MKDEVRTAITFLSGLLIRNRKVNEEQVQTFRDTLEHLMITKFENHWHPSKPLKGNAFRCLNIDNTAIDPVLLSATKASGILPCVLLEIFPGGLALWVDPGEVSCRIGKGSICHLYSSQTNSLQNGTQTPQIPLQHFNSTYRYCSTQSNFNQSLFPRYRSNKDNFQRYHWVSKDYAKRTTEVF; this is encoded by the coding sequence ATGAAGGACGAGGTGCGAACCGCCATCACGTTTTTATCTGGACTTCTTATTAGAAACCGTAAAGTCAACGAAGAACAAGTTCAGACATTTAGAGACACATTAGAACATTTAATGATCACAAAATTTGAGAACCATTGGCATCCGAGCAAGCCATTAAAAGGAAATGCTTTTAGATGTCTCAACATCGACAACACCGCCATCGATCCTGTTTTGTTATCAGCGACAAAAGCTAGTGGGATTTTACCTTGCGTTTTATTGGAAATTTTTCCCGGAGGGCTCGCGTTATGGGTCGACCCCGGTGAGGTTTCATGTAGAATTGGAAAAGGTTCCATTTGTCATCTGTACAGCAGCCAAACGAACTCGCTACAAAATGGCACTCAAACGCCCCAGATACCGCTTCAGCATTTCAACTCTACCTATCGCTATTGTTCCACGCAATCCAACTTCAACCAGTCGCTGTTTCCACGATATCGAAGCAATAAAGACAACTTCCAAAGGTACCATTGGGTGAGCAAAGACTATGCGAAAAGAACCACtgaagttttttaa
- the LOC138028487 gene encoding macrosialin-like: protein MPFHYRLLAICMLCKVLGFWTMVKALDVETTTTLVYSGLTEFKSDKATSSPKMSASPNKTSSASMHNTTVSPLKTSMASSQIMNASQSKTSNTSHKITVTPSHKTVTPSIHTTVTPSIHTTVTPSIHTTVTPSIHPTVIPSTSRSVLPSHNTTVMPSHNMTIMPSSAHTVVPTSSVHPMPPSPARGNFTVKNKKQIVCLVAYMGAKFDVMVKSKKMTIVLPTNASASGLCDNSTQEPYITLQWDSQEGHCNFTMHFVKYAKKDEDLKASFDSWAAANLTFSLKTTFGSTEAVLYTFYSTKKGPLAQLSAKLGHSYVCTTSKTNFKLEYLNSSANVSLNNIEFQPFEVQDGKPGEADLCSTPPPMTTKMPSSPRPTKEPKGKSHAVAIAVSCSLAVLILIGIGAYFIRRRRRRNVEAGYRKL, encoded by the exons ATGCCTTTTCATTACCGGCTTCTTGCAATTTGCATGCTTTGCAAAG TTCTTGGTTTCTGGACAATGGTAAAAGCCCTTGATGTGGAGACCACCACCACACTGGTCTATTCAGGCCTAACAGAGTTCAAAAGTGATAAGGCCACATCTTCACCAAAGATGTCTGCATCACCAAACAAAACAAGCTCTGCATCAATGCATAACACAACTGTATCACCACTCAAAACAAGCATGGCATCATCCCAAATAATGAATGCATCACAAAGCAAAACAAGCAACACATCACACAAAATCACTGTTACACCATCACACAAGACTGTCACACCATCAATCCACACAACTGTCACACCATCAATCCACACAACTGTCACACCATCAATCCACACAACTGTCACACCATCAATCCACCCAACTGTCATACCGTCAACCAGTAGGTCTGTCCTACCCTCGCACAACACAACTGTTATGCCTAGCCATAACATGACCATCATGCCTTCATCAGCACACACTGTTGTACCAACCTCATCAGTGCATCCCATGCCGCCATCTCCAGCACGGGGAAACTTCACAGTCAAAAACAAGAAGCAAATAGTGTGTCTTGTGGCCTACATGGGTGCAAAGTTTGATGTCATGGTTAAATCTAAG AAAATGACAATTGTGCTTCCAACAAATGCCTCGGCAAGTGGATTATGTGATAATTCAACTCAGGAGCCTTATATCACTCTTCAGTGGGATTCACAAGAAGGCCACTGCAACTTCACCATGCATTTTGTTAAATATGCAAAGAAGGATGAAGATCTGAAAGCCTCTTTTGACAGTTGGGCTGCTGCAAATCTGACATTCTCATTGAAAACCACATTTGGGTCCACTG aGGCTGTCCTTTACACATTTTATTCCACAAAAAAGGGGCCATTAGCACAATTATCAGCTAAGCTTGGCCATTCTTATGTGTGCACAACTagtaaaacaaactttaaactgGAGTATTTAAATTCATCAGCGAATGTATCATTGAATAACATAGAGTTTCAACCTTTTGAAGTGCAAGATGGAAAACCTGGAGAAG CCGACCTATGTTCCACACCTCCACCAATGACCACAAAGATGCCATCTTCACCACggccaacaaaagaaccaaagGGGAAAAGCCATGCTGTTGCAATTGCTGTTAGCTGTTCTTTGGCAGTTCTCATACTGATTGGGATTGGTGCTTACTTCATTCGCCGACGCCGCAGGCGTAATGTTGAAGCAGGTTACCGCAAGCTGTAA
- the LOC138028486 gene encoding lysosome-associated membrane glycoprotein 1-like has protein sequence MKMKLIVIFTVLAVIFGESAWATLEDQSKGPTHSSVPTPFSTPKTTTSNTTKTSTMETTKTTPTTKPTKSTSKTSTKTTTTAKSTSKTPTKTTTTAKSTSKTPTKTTTTAKSTSKTPTKTTTTAKPTTNSTTNTSTMATSTAKPTSNSTTNTSTKATSTAKPITNSTTNTSTTVTTPTKPTKPTEPPKPTTPPPYGNFSLKKNNYYCILAEFAAIFSITYMKRDNSSSKHEVHLNSSSHVIVKGNCGTETTNASSLKIYWPKNETFYTLVMEFQKSNSSHSWSVISIKFNATVEGNPAFENITDVGNYVTSVYKESAVPHGQLGGDYFCQDAPSITFKNNQTTHFEVKSAFMDMRIEPFVNKTKGDDFDKNGTVKCRIDHTTSPPTTSKPSSDNNVVPIAVGCALAGLVLIVLIAYVIGRRKSPSGYEKV, from the exons ATGAAGATGAAGCTTATTGTGATCTTTACCGTCCTCGCTGTGATTTTTG GAGAGAGTGCATGGGCAACACTGGAAGACCAGTCTAAAGGGCCAACCCACTCCTCAGTTCCTACTCCCTTTTCTACTCCAAAAACTACCACAAGCAACACCACTAAAACTTCAACCATGGAGACCACCAAGACGACCCCCACCACAAAACCCACAAAATCCACCAGTAAGACTTCAACCAAGACGACCACCACCGCAAAATCCACCAGTAAGACTCCAACCAAGACGACCACCACCGCAAAATCCACCAGTAAGACTCCAACCAAGACGACCACCACCGCAAAATCCACCAGTAAGACTCCAACCAAGACGACCACCACTGCAAAACCCACTACAAATTCTACCACCAATACTTCAACCATGGCGACCTCCACCGCAAAACCCACTTCAAATTCTACCACCAATACTTCAACCAAGGCGACCTCCACCGCAAAACCTATTACAAATTCTACCACCAATACTtcaaccactgtgaccacccCCACAAAACCTACAAAACCCACAGAACCTCCAAAACCAACAACTCCACCTCCTTATGGTAACTTCAGTCTAAAGAAGAATAACTACTATTGCATACTTGCAGAGTTTGCTGCTATATTTAGCATCACTTACATGAAACGAGACAACAGCAGCAGTAAG CATGAGGTGCACCTTAACAGCTCCAGTCACGTTATAGTAAAAGGAAACTGTGGAACAGAGACAACAAATGCCTCCAGTCTTAAGATTTATTGGCCTAAGAATGAAACGTTTTACACCCTTGTCATGGAATTTCAAAAGTCCAATTCTTCACACAGTTGGTCCGTGATTTCAATCAAGTTCAATGCGACTGTTGAAGGGAATCCTGCATTTGAGAATATAACAG ATGTAGGAAATTATGTCACTAGTGTGTACAAAGAAAGTGCAGTTCCCCATGGGCAACTTGGTGGTGACTATTTCTGTCAAGATGCTCCATCTATCACTTTCAAGAATAATCAGACGACTCACTTTGAAGTCAAGTCAGCATTTATGGATATGAGAATTGAACCATTTGTTAACAAAACGAAGGGTGATGACTTTGACAAGAATG GAACTGTGAAATGCCGAATCGATCACACAACATCACCTCCTACAACAAGTAAACCTAGTAGTGACAACAACGTTGTACCCATAGCAGTTGGTTGTGCACTGGCTGGTCTTGTGCTCATTGTCCTCATTGCTTATGTCATTGGCCGACGCAAGAGCCCCAGTGGATATGAAAAGGTTTAa